A stretch of Thermotoga sp. SG1 DNA encodes these proteins:
- a CDS encoding MATE family efflux transporter, which produces MRYSLLKNHLSKEEVPKIRKELIKLALPAMGENVLQMLFGMADTAFLGHYSWKAMSGVGLSNQIFWVAQVVLIAASMGVTVTVANALGAGNRRTLRTLAWNGIFLALFTGLLLTVLTMFSDGLLNIFPNLEDEIRGAAREYLKIILSGSMGFSIMAVFSAMLRGLGDTRTPMIVTGVTNLLNIFLDYAMIFGKFGFPMWGVRGAAIATILSRFVGSAILTFVIFRKEDFQLKKGYVFPTWNVQKEILRVGFPTAIENFVFSTGVLLFANVLLIAGAEAYAGHRIGINVESLSFMPAFGISVAITTLAGRYNGMGNRDHVLGVIRQGWILSLLFQVTVGVIIFLFPEPLIRIFTSDPQIIEIAKLPVKIIGLFQFFLAMEFTMNGALRGTGNTLPPMIITFISIWTVRLPVAYVMVKYFDLGLLGAWIGMISDIVFRSTLKLAFFLSGKWEKRAALTRERVRELS; this is translated from the coding sequence ATGAGATATTCACTTTTGAAGAATCATCTCTCAAAAGAAGAGGTACCAAAAATCAGAAAGGAACTGATAAAACTCGCCCTGCCGGCAATGGGCGAAAACGTTCTTCAAATGCTCTTCGGCATGGCAGACACAGCCTTTCTGGGGCATTACTCCTGGAAAGCAATGAGCGGTGTGGGACTTTCCAATCAGATCTTCTGGGTGGCCCAGGTTGTTCTCATAGCCGCAAGCATGGGTGTTACCGTCACAGTGGCGAACGCTCTCGGTGCTGGTAACAGACGGACATTGAGAACATTGGCGTGGAACGGTATCTTTCTGGCTCTTTTCACCGGACTTCTCCTCACCGTACTCACGATGTTTTCTGATGGCTTGCTGAACATCTTTCCGAATCTGGAAGATGAGATAAGAGGCGCAGCAAGAGAGTACCTGAAGATCATCCTCTCTGGTTCAATGGGATTTTCCATCATGGCAGTGTTTTCGGCTATGCTTAGAGGTCTGGGTGACACAAGAACCCCCATGATCGTCACAGGTGTTACGAACCTTCTGAACATCTTTCTGGATTACGCGATGATCTTCGGAAAATTCGGTTTTCCTATGTGGGGTGTTCGTGGGGCTGCGATCGCAACCATTCTTTCGAGATTTGTGGGAAGTGCCATTCTTACGTTCGTGATCTTCAGAAAAGAGGATTTCCAGCTCAAAAAAGGTTATGTTTTTCCCACTTGGAACGTTCAAAAGGAAATTCTCCGTGTTGGTTTCCCCACCGCCATTGAAAACTTCGTTTTTTCCACAGGTGTTCTTCTCTTTGCAAACGTTCTCTTGATAGCGGGAGCAGAGGCCTACGCGGGGCACAGAATAGGTATAAATGTGGAGTCACTCTCTTTCATGCCTGCTTTCGGTATCTCAGTTGCCATCACCACTCTAGCTGGAAGATACAACGGGATGGGAAACCGGGATCATGTTCTTGGAGTCATCCGCCAGGGATGGATACTGAGCCTTCTCTTTCAGGTGACGGTGGGCGTTATCATATTCCTTTTCCCAGAGCCCTTGATACGGATCTTCACCAGCGATCCTCAGATAATAGAGATCGCAAAGCTTCCGGTGAAGATAATAGGACTCTTCCAGTTTTTCCTGGCAATGGAGTTCACCATGAACGGAGCGTTGAGGGGAACGGGAAACACCCTCCCACCCATGATCATCACCTTCATCTCCATCTGGACCGTTAGACTCCCCGTTGCTTACGTTATGGTGAAGTACTTCGATCTGGGACTCCTCGGTGCATGGATCGGTATGATCTCAGACATCGTTTTCAGAAGCACGCTGAAACTTGCCTTTTTCCTTTCAGGAAAATGGGAAAAAAGAGCAGCCCTTACAAGAGAAAGGGTAAGAGAACTAAGCTGA